A portion of the Haemophilus influenzae genome contains these proteins:
- a CDS encoding 2-hydroxyacid dehydrogenase, protein MKIAIYSTKSYDRKYIELINAKYNFDLEFFDFMLNESTVRLAEHCEVVCIFVNDNGSRKVLEKLAALGVKIVALRCAGFNNVDLKAAQELGIQVVCVPAYSPEAVAEHTIGLMMTLNRRIHRAYQRTREANFSLEGLIGFNMYGRTVGVIGTGKIGIAVMRILKGFGMNILAYDPFKNPVVEELGGQYVELDELYAKSHVITLHCPATPENYHLLNREAFAKMKDGVMIVNTSRGSLIDTQAAIDALKQRKIGALGMDVYENERDLFFEDKSNEVIQDDIFRRLSSCHNVLLTGHQAFLTEEALTNIADVTLSNIYKLKSGKVCENIVLPS, encoded by the coding sequence ATGAAAATTGCAATCTATAGCACTAAAAGTTATGACAGAAAATATATTGAGCTCATTAACGCGAAATATAATTTCGATTTAGAATTTTTTGATTTTATGCTGAACGAAAGCACTGTGCGTTTGGCAGAACATTGCGAAGTAGTATGCATTTTCGTGAATGATAATGGTAGCCGAAAAGTATTAGAAAAATTAGCCGCACTTGGTGTGAAAATTGTGGCTTTGCGTTGTGCTGGCTTCAATAATGTTGATTTAAAAGCAGCTCAAGAATTAGGCATCCAAGTTGTCTGCGTTCCAGCTTATTCGCCTGAAGCGGTGGCGGAACATACCATCGGTTTGATGATGACACTGAATCGTCGAATTCATCGTGCTTATCAGCGTACCCGAGAAGCGAATTTCTCTCTTGAGGGGTTAATTGGTTTCAATATGTACGGACGCACAGTCGGCGTAATCGGAACAGGAAAAATCGGGATCGCAGTGATGCGAATTTTGAAAGGTTTTGGCATGAATATCTTGGCGTACGATCCTTTTAAAAATCCAGTGGTGGAAGAACTGGGGGGACAATATGTTGAATTAGATGAGCTTTATGCTAAATCTCATGTGATTACGCTTCATTGCCCGGCAACGCCAGAAAACTATCATTTATTAAATCGCGAGGCTTTTGCAAAAATGAAAGATGGCGTGATGATCGTTAATACGAGTCGCGGTTCTTTGATTGATACTCAAGCTGCAATTGATGCGTTAAAACAGCGTAAAATCGGTGCGTTAGGTATGGATGTTTACGAGAATGAACGTGATTTATTCTTTGAAGATAAGTCTAACGAAGTGATTCAAGATGATATTTTCCGCCGTTTATCTTCTTGCCATAATGTATTGCTAACAGGTCACCAAGCGTTTTTAACGGAAGAGGCACTAACCAATATTGCGGATGTGACTTTATCAAACATTTATAAATTGAAATCGGGTAAAGTGTGTGAAAATATTGTTTTGCCGTCTTAG
- the trxA gene encoding thioredoxin, translated as MSEVLHINDADFESVVVNSDIPVLLDFWAPWCGPCKMIAPVLDELAPEFAGKVKIVKMNVDDNQATPAQFGVRSIPTLLLIKNGQVVATQVGALAKTQLANFINQHI; from the coding sequence ATGAGCGAAGTATTACACATTAATGACGCAGATTTTGAAAGTGTTGTAGTTAATTCAGATATCCCCGTTTTATTAGACTTTTGGGCACCTTGGTGTGGTCCTTGCAAAATGATTGCTCCAGTGTTAGATGAACTTGCACCTGAATTTGCAGGTAAAGTTAAAATCGTGAAAATGAATGTGGATGATAACCAAGCAACGCCAGCACAATTTGGTGTTCGTAGTATCCCAACATTATTATTGATTAAAAATGGTCAAGTTGTTGCAACTCAAGTTGGTGCATTAGCAAAAACTCAATTGGCTAACTTCATTAACCAACATATTTAA
- a CDS encoding TatD family hydrolase — translation MPFFDTHTHLNYLQQFTGEPLSQLIDNAKQADVQKILVVAVKEADFKTIQNMTALFPDNLCYGLGLHPLYIQEHAENDLILLEQALKNRDANCTAVAEIGLERAIPDLLTDEFWAKQCHFFESQLYLAKQFNLPVNIHSRKTHDQIFTFLKRIPLSKLGVVHGFSGSYDQAKRFVDLGYKIGVGGTITYERANKTRQAIAKLPLDSLVLETDSPDMPVFGFQGQPNRPECIVESFKALCTLRNEPAELIKKLTWENACQIFS, via the coding sequence ATGCCTTTCTTCGACACTCACACGCATCTTAATTATCTCCAACAATTTACTGGGGAACCGTTGTCACAGCTTATTGATAATGCTAAGCAAGCCGATGTGCAAAAAATACTGGTTGTGGCGGTGAAAGAAGCTGATTTTAAAACAATCCAAAATATGACCGCACTTTTTCCTGATAATTTGTGCTATGGGCTTGGGCTCCATCCTCTTTATATTCAAGAACACGCCGAAAATGATTTGATTCTGTTAGAACAAGCCTTAAAAAATCGTGATGCAAATTGCACGGCAGTGGCAGAAATTGGTTTAGAACGCGCGATTCCTGATTTGCTCACCGATGAATTTTGGGCAAAGCAATGTCATTTTTTTGAAAGCCAACTTTATTTGGCAAAGCAATTTAATTTACCCGTCAATATTCACAGTCGAAAAACCCATGATCAAATTTTTACTTTTTTAAAACGTATTCCATTATCTAAACTTGGCGTGGTACACGGTTTTTCAGGAAGTTACGATCAAGCAAAACGCTTTGTTGATTTAGGCTATAAAATCGGAGTTGGCGGCACTATCACTTATGAACGAGCCAATAAAACTCGTCAAGCGATTGCAAAGCTACCACTTGATTCATTGGTATTAGAAACTGACAGTCCTGATATGCCTGTATTTGGTTTTCAAGGCCAACCTAATCGACCAGAATGTATTGTGGAAAGTTTTAAAGCCCTTTGCACCTTAAGAAATGAACCTGCTGAATTGATTAAAAAACTTACATGGGAAAATGCTTGCCAGATTTTTTCTTGA
- a CDS encoding peptidylprolyl isomerase, which produces MVTLHTNFGDIKIKLDFDKAPVTAENFLNYCKEGFYNNTIFHRVIDGFMIQGGGMESGMREKATKAPIQNEANNRLSNKRGTIAMARTSDPHSATAQFFINVADNDFLNYRSKEMFGREVVQEWGYAVFGEVVEGMDVVDKIKKVKTGNKGFHQDVPTEDVVITSVSVE; this is translated from the coding sequence ATGGTTACATTACACACAAATTTTGGCGACATTAAAATTAAATTGGATTTTGATAAAGCTCCAGTTACAGCAGAAAATTTCTTAAATTACTGCAAAGAAGGTTTTTATAATAACACAATTTTTCACCGTGTTATTGATGGCTTTATGATTCAAGGGGGTGGTATGGAAAGCGGTATGCGTGAAAAAGCAACCAAAGCACCAATCCAAAATGAAGCGAACAATCGTTTAAGCAACAAACGTGGAACCATTGCAATGGCACGCACATCAGATCCACATTCAGCGACCGCACAATTTTTCATTAACGTGGCAGACAATGATTTCTTAAATTATCGTTCAAAAGAAATGTTTGGTCGAGAAGTCGTTCAAGAATGGGGCTATGCAGTATTTGGTGAAGTGGTTGAAGGGATGGATGTTGTTGATAAAATCAAAAAAGTGAAAACAGGCAACAAAGGCTTTCATCAAGATGTTCCAACTGAAGATGTAGTGATTACATCGGTTTCAGTAGAATAA
- the cysS gene encoding cysteine--tRNA ligase: MLKIFNTLTREKEIFKPIHENKVGMYVCGVTVYDLCHIGHGRTFVCFDVIARYLRSLGYDLTYVRNITDVDDKIIKRALENKETCDQLVDRMVQEMYKDFDALNVLRPDFEPRATHHIPEIIEIVEKLIKRGHAYVADNGDVMFDVESFKEYGKLSRQDLEQLQAGARIEINEIKKNPMDFVLWKMSKENEPSWASPWGAGRPGWHIECSAMNCKQLGEHFDIHGGGSDLMFPHHENEIAQSCCAHGGQYVNYWIHSGMIMVDKEKMSKSLGNFFTIRDVLNHYNAEAVRYFLLTAHYRSQLNYSEENLNLAQGALERLYTALRGTDQSAVVFGGENFVETFREAMDDDFNTPNALSVLFEMAREINKLKTEDAEKANGLAARLRELGAILGLLQQEPEKFLQAGSNDDEVAKIEALIKQRNKARAAKDWAAADAARNELTAMGIVLEDGPNGTTWRKQ; this comes from the coding sequence ATGCTAAAAATTTTCAATACCTTAACGAGAGAAAAAGAAATCTTTAAACCTATCCACGAAAATAAAGTGGGAATGTATGTTTGTGGCGTTACTGTTTATGATTTGTGCCATATCGGTCATGGACGCACTTTTGTGTGTTTTGATGTGATTGCCCGTTATTTACGTTCTTTGGGTTACGATTTAACTTATGTGCGCAATATTACGGACGTAGATGACAAAATCATCAAACGTGCATTAGAAAACAAAGAAACCTGCGATCAGCTAGTGGATCGTATGGTGCAGGAAATGTATAAAGATTTTGATGCACTTAATGTATTACGCCCTGATTTTGAGCCTCGCGCAACCCATCATATTCCTGAAATTATTGAAATTGTGGAAAAATTGATTAAACGTGGACATGCTTATGTCGCGGATAATGGCGATGTGATGTTTGATGTAGAAAGCTTCAAAGAATATGGCAAATTATCTCGTCAAGATCTTGAGCAATTACAAGCTGGTGCACGCATTGAAATCAATGAAATTAAGAAAAATCCAATGGATTTCGTGCTTTGGAAAATGTCGAAAGAAAACGAGCCAAGTTGGGCTTCCCCTTGGGGTGCAGGTCGTCCTGGCTGGCATATTGAATGTTCGGCAATGAACTGCAAACAGCTTGGCGAGCATTTTGATATTCACGGTGGTGGTTCTGATTTAATGTTCCCTCACCACGAAAATGAAATTGCACAATCTTGCTGTGCGCATGGTGGCCAATATGTGAATTATTGGATCCATTCTGGCATGATTATGGTGGATAAAGAAAAAATGTCGAAATCTCTCGGCAATTTCTTCACAATTCGTGATGTATTAAATCACTATAATGCAGAGGCGGTACGTTATTTCTTATTAACGGCACATTATCGTAGCCAGCTAAATTACAGCGAAGAAAACTTGAATTTAGCGCAAGGTGCGTTGGAACGTTTATACACGGCTTTACGTGGAACGGATCAAAGTGCGGTTGTTTTTGGCGGAGAAAATTTTGTGGAAACCTTCCGTGAAGCAATGGATGATGATTTCAATACGCCAAATGCCCTTTCTGTCTTATTTGAAATGGCGCGTGAAATTAACAAGTTAAAAACAGAGGATGCTGAGAAAGCCAATGGACTTGCCGCGCGTTTGCGTGAATTGGGTGCGATTTTAGGATTACTTCAACAAGAACCAGAAAAATTCTTACAAGCGGGTTCTAACGATGATGAAGTGGCAAAAATTGAAGCACTGATTAAACAACGCAACAAAGCTCGTGCAGCTAAAGATTGGGCAGCTGCAGATGCTGCGCGTAATGAGCTTACCGCTATGGGGATCGTATTAGAAGATGGGCCGAATGGAACAACTTGGCGTAAGCAATAA
- the tesB gene encoding acyl-CoA thioesterase II has product MSDILNNLIHLLKLEKIDDLIFRGESQDLGFRQVFGGQVVAQALSAAMQVALEDRILHSCHAYFLAPGDSQYPIIYDVETLREGRNFSALRVKAIQHKNTICHVTASFQVPEKGFEHQNSMPNVGTPEDFTDENVMLQKVAQTLPEPLNEKFAAERPFEVRTKYLNNPFNGTKLPAEQYSWFKTNGETPLDIKIQQCLLAYFSDFHCILTALHPHEKGFLQKGMKVATIDHSIWFHRPFDLNHWHLHAIESNNAFGGRGLARGQIFSQDGQLIATTQQEGLIRFNE; this is encoded by the coding sequence ATGTCAGATATTCTCAATAACCTCATTCATCTTCTTAAACTTGAAAAAATTGATGATTTAATCTTTCGTGGTGAAAGCCAAGATTTAGGTTTTCGTCAAGTATTTGGCGGGCAAGTAGTGGCACAGGCGTTATCTGCAGCAATGCAGGTAGCGCTAGAAGATCGTATTTTGCATTCTTGTCATGCCTATTTTCTTGCTCCAGGAGACAGCCAATATCCAATTATTTACGATGTGGAAACCTTGCGTGAAGGGCGTAACTTTTCTGCATTACGCGTAAAAGCCATTCAACATAAAAATACCATTTGTCATGTAACCGCGTCTTTCCAAGTGCCAGAAAAAGGTTTTGAACATCAAAATTCAATGCCAAATGTTGGCACGCCTGAAGACTTTACAGATGAAAATGTGATGCTACAAAAAGTGGCTCAAACCTTGCCAGAACCACTCAATGAAAAATTTGCGGCAGAGCGTCCATTTGAGGTACGTACCAAATATTTGAATAACCCATTTAACGGGACAAAATTGCCAGCCGAGCAATATTCTTGGTTTAAAACCAATGGTGAAACGCCGCTTGATATAAAAATCCAGCAATGTTTATTGGCTTATTTTTCCGATTTTCACTGTATTTTGACCGCACTTCATCCACACGAAAAAGGCTTTTTACAAAAAGGAATGAAAGTGGCAACCATTGATCATAGTATTTGGTTCCATCGTCCGTTTGATTTAAATCACTGGCATTTGCACGCAATTGAAAGCAATAATGCCTTTGGAGGGCGAGGCTTAGCTCGCGGGCAAATTTTCTCGCAAGATGGTCAATTAATCGCGACAACACAACAAGAAGGTTTGATCCGTTTTAACGAATAA
- a CDS encoding M20/M25/M40 family metallo-hydrolase, which produces MNNKELEIFLSELKEITSIESPTDSIEGVNRVAEWFIKKAEKQGLSYQRIPMTSPKVAEGLFVSNNLNAEQFDILFIAHMDTVFPVGTGKEVPFTQNGNRINALGVIDDKSGALLSFYVAQELDLSRYNIGIYLNSHEENGSLYAKDSIRDYARKARYCFVMEPAREDGSMVSTRKGMVTYKIEFHGVAAHAGNCPERGRSALVEAANFITEFYKLNDFELEHTFNCAMTHGGSGHNVIADYAALEIEMRYKKTSSVAFFEEHLHRILNHPFVEGVKSTKTLINEESPMIDEKYLPVIKKVFAQVGEQLNIPIKWVDAGGLSDGNIAASSGCPTIDGLGPTGGNMHAKSEYLKVDSVVPKCNLVVSVINTLLKK; this is translated from the coding sequence ATGAATAATAAAGAACTCGAAATCTTTTTAAGTGAGTTAAAAGAAATTACGTCAATTGAAAGCCCAACTGATTCAATTGAAGGCGTTAATCGTGTGGCTGAATGGTTTATTAAAAAAGCGGAGAAACAAGGATTAAGTTATCAACGCATCCCTATGACTTCACCAAAAGTAGCTGAAGGATTATTTGTTAGCAATAATTTAAATGCCGAACAATTTGATATTCTTTTTATTGCACACATGGATACGGTTTTTCCTGTCGGAACGGGTAAGGAGGTGCCTTTTACCCAAAACGGCAATAGAATTAATGCGCTTGGTGTCATTGATGATAAATCTGGTGCGTTACTTTCTTTTTATGTTGCGCAAGAATTAGATTTATCTCGATATAACATTGGGATTTACCTTAATTCCCATGAAGAAAATGGATCGCTCTATGCCAAGGACAGTATTCGTGATTATGCCCGTAAAGCACGTTATTGTTTTGTTATGGAACCAGCTCGTGAAGATGGATCGATGGTCTCTACACGGAAAGGCATGGTTACTTATAAAATTGAATTCCATGGTGTCGCTGCTCACGCGGGTAATTGTCCAGAGCGAGGACGCTCCGCCTTAGTTGAAGCGGCTAATTTCATCACGGAATTCTACAAGCTCAATGATTTTGAACTTGAACACACTTTCAATTGCGCTATGACACATGGTGGAAGTGGGCATAATGTGATTGCAGATTATGCGGCTCTAGAAATTGAAATGCGCTATAAAAAAACATCATCTGTAGCGTTTTTTGAAGAACACTTACACCGCATACTTAATCATCCTTTTGTTGAAGGGGTGAAATCAACCAAAACATTAATTAATGAAGAATCACCGATGATTGATGAAAAATACTTACCTGTGATCAAAAAAGTATTTGCTCAAGTTGGTGAACAATTAAATATTCCGATCAAATGGGTTGATGCTGGAGGATTAAGCGATGGCAATATTGCAGCTTCGTCAGGCTGCCCTACCATTGATGGATTAGGTCCAACTGGTGGCAATATGCACGCCAAATCAGAATATTTAAAAGTTGATTCCGTTGTGCCAAAATGCAATCTTGTAGTAAGCGTGATTAATACGCTACTCAAGAAATAG